From the genome of Mycetocola spongiae, one region includes:
- a CDS encoding ThuA domain-containing protein: MSQISSPTAPIRVLVWGENRHEQVEPAVAELYPQGMHNTIREGIEENLGAGARVHTTTLDEPEHGLTEEVLNDTDVLVWWGHAAHAEVSDEVVERVQRHVLSGMGLLVLHSGHWSKIFQKLMGTSCTLRWRSEQDREIVWTVDPTHPIAQGVPHPFIIPQQEMYGEFFDIPAPDELIFLSTFSGGEVFRSGCTWRRGFGKIFFFSPGDQDYPVYHHRDVRRVIANGVSWAQTLRPERAVPTLLRYETEDFYNGGGYRGAMER; the protein is encoded by the coding sequence ATGAGTCAGATTAGTTCCCCCACCGCACCCATTCGTGTCCTCGTCTGGGGCGAAAACCGCCACGAACAGGTGGAACCGGCCGTGGCCGAGCTCTATCCCCAGGGAATGCATAACACCATTCGTGAGGGTATCGAGGAGAACCTCGGTGCCGGCGCCCGCGTGCACACCACCACGCTGGACGAGCCCGAGCACGGCCTCACCGAGGAGGTCCTGAACGATACCGATGTGCTGGTCTGGTGGGGCCACGCGGCGCATGCCGAGGTCTCCGATGAGGTCGTGGAGCGCGTGCAACGCCACGTACTCTCCGGCATGGGCCTGCTGGTCCTGCACTCGGGGCACTGGTCCAAGATCTTCCAGAAGCTCATGGGTACCTCCTGCACCCTGCGCTGGCGCAGCGAACAGGACCGCGAGATCGTCTGGACCGTGGACCCCACCCACCCCATCGCGCAGGGCGTGCCGCATCCGTTTATCATTCCGCAGCAGGAAATGTACGGCGAGTTTTTTGATATTCCCGCACCCGATGAGCTGATCTTCCTGAGCACGTTCTCCGGCGGCGAGGTCTTCCGCAGCGGCTGCACGTGGCGACGCGGCTTTGGAAAGATCTTCTTCTTCAGCCCCGGCGATCAGGACTATCCGGTATATCACCACCGCGATGTGCGCCGGGTCATCGCCAATGGCGTGAGCTGGGCGCAGACCCTGCGCCCCGAGCGCGCGGTCCCCACGCTGCTGCGCTATGAGACCGAGGACTTTTATAACGGCGGCGGCTACCGCGGGGCGATGGAGCGATGA
- a CDS encoding Gfo/Idh/MocA family protein translates to MSHHTLADPHTPVRIILVGAGAMGKNWLGALTRSPDAEVVGLVDLNLEAATEALGEYGLGHLPVDTSVSALARRTGAQAVVNVTVPVAHHPVSTEALFAGLPVLCEKPIAPTVATALSLAGAAEASGQLLMTSQSRRHYRAIEELRHGVRGLGRLGDASTLFAKAPHFGGFRDEMDHVLLVDMAIHAFDAARYLLDRDPVAVYCEEYNPAWSWYAGAASASAIFEFTDGVRYVYHGSWCTPGQETSWNGSWRIGGEHGTATWDGDGSPVVENTAGAVGELPAHLAEEIDYPEEINGSLAEFIAALRDGHVPATEVHANILSLAMVEAAVASAETGRRIALADVLTQARLDALAAEQRADIRALLARDAGVTLPA, encoded by the coding sequence ATGAGCCACCACACCCTCGCCGATCCGCACACCCCCGTCCGCATCATCCTGGTGGGGGCCGGCGCGATGGGCAAAAACTGGCTCGGCGCGCTCACCCGCTCCCCCGATGCCGAGGTTGTGGGCCTCGTGGACCTCAACCTGGAGGCCGCGACCGAGGCCCTCGGCGAATACGGGCTGGGCCATCTGCCCGTGGATACCTCGGTATCCGCGCTCGCCCGGCGCACCGGGGCGCAGGCGGTGGTGAATGTGACCGTGCCGGTCGCACATCACCCGGTCAGTACCGAGGCGCTCTTTGCGGGCCTGCCCGTGCTCTGCGAAAAACCGATCGCGCCAACCGTGGCCACCGCGCTCTCGCTCGCGGGGGCCGCCGAGGCCAGCGGGCAGCTGCTGATGACCAGCCAGTCGCGCCGCCACTATCGCGCGATCGAGGAGCTGCGGCACGGGGTGCGCGGTCTGGGCCGCCTCGGCGATGCCAGCACGCTCTTTGCCAAGGCGCCGCATTTTGGCGGCTTCCGCGATGAGATGGACCACGTGCTTCTGGTGGACATGGCTATCCACGCCTTTGACGCTGCACGCTATCTGCTGGATCGCGATCCGGTGGCCGTGTACTGCGAGGAATATAACCCGGCCTGGAGCTGGTATGCCGGCGCCGCCTCGGCCAGCGCAATCTTCGAGTTCACCGATGGCGTGCGCTATGTCTATCACGGCAGCTGGTGCACCCCCGGGCAGGAAACCTCCTGGAATGGCAGCTGGCGCATCGGCGGCGAGCACGGCACCGCGACCTGGGACGGCGATGGCTCACCCGTCGTGGAGAATACCGCGGGTGCGGTGGGCGAGCTGCCCGCACACCTCGCGGAGGAGATTGATTATCCCGAGGAGATCAACGGCTCGCTCGCGGAGTTTATTGCGGCGCTGCGCGATGGCCACGTGCCCGCGACCGAGGTGCATGCCAATATTCTTAGCCTCGCGATGGTGGAGGCCGCGGTGGCCTCGGCCGAGACCGGGCGGCGCATCGCGCTCGCGGATGTGTTAACGCAGGCGCGCCTGGATGCCCTCGCCGCGGAACAACGCGCGGATATTCGCGCGCTGCTGGCCCGCGATGCCGGGGTCACCCTCCCGGCCTAA
- the tyrS gene encoding tyrosine--tRNA ligase yields the protein MSNPIFTQQSNDSSFETLWDELNWRGLIHVSTDAEELRTLLDGEPITYYCGFDPTAPSLHLGNFVQLLLLRRLQLAGHRPLGLVGGSTGLIGDPRPTAERTLNSPETVAAWVTRLQAQVSRYVDTEGENGLRLVNNLDWTAPLTAIEFLRDIGQYFRVGTMIKKDAVSARLNSEAGISYTEFSYQILQALDFRELHRSYGCMLQTGGSDQWGNLIGGVELVRRSDSASVHAIGTPLITNSDGTKFGKSEGNAIWLDAEMCSPYAMYQFWLNTDDADVVDRLKVFTFLTRAEIEDYATQVAEAPFRRAAQKRLALEVVTLVHGAEAAAAAIAASEALFGQGELSTLDSETLRAALRELPHAEAALGTGVAQLLVDTGLCASLGEARRAIAQGGVSLNNVKVADEQAALTEALPGNVAVLRRGKKTLAGIFLA from the coding sequence GTGTCTAATCCCATTTTTACCCAGCAGAGCAATGACTCCTCGTTTGAGACCCTGTGGGACGAACTGAACTGGCGTGGCCTGATTCATGTCTCCACCGATGCCGAGGAGCTGCGCACGCTCCTCGATGGCGAGCCGATCACGTATTATTGCGGATTTGACCCCACGGCCCCGAGCCTGCATCTCGGAAATTTTGTACAGCTGCTCCTGCTGCGCCGCCTGCAGCTGGCCGGCCACCGCCCGCTGGGCCTCGTGGGTGGCTCGACCGGCCTGATCGGCGACCCGCGGCCCACCGCCGAGCGCACCCTCAACTCTCCCGAGACCGTGGCCGCCTGGGTCACCCGGCTCCAGGCCCAGGTCTCCCGCTATGTGGATACCGAGGGGGAGAACGGCCTGCGCCTGGTGAATAACCTCGACTGGACGGCCCCGCTCACAGCGATCGAATTCCTGCGCGATATCGGCCAGTACTTCCGCGTGGGCACCATGATCAAAAAGGACGCGGTCTCCGCGCGGCTGAACTCCGAGGCCGGAATCAGCTATACCGAGTTCAGCTATCAGATCCTGCAGGCGCTGGACTTCCGCGAGCTGCACCGCAGCTATGGCTGCATGCTGCAGACCGGCGGCAGCGATCAGTGGGGCAACCTAATCGGCGGCGTGGAGCTTGTGCGCCGCTCGGACTCCGCCTCCGTGCACGCCATCGGCACCCCGCTGATCACCAATAGCGACGGAACCAAATTTGGCAAGAGCGAGGGCAATGCCATCTGGCTCGACGCCGAGATGTGCAGCCCCTATGCGATGTACCAGTTCTGGCTGAATACCGATGACGCCGATGTGGTGGATCGCCTGAAGGTCTTCACCTTCCTCACCCGCGCCGAGATCGAGGACTACGCCACCCAGGTGGCCGAGGCCCCGTTCCGTCGCGCCGCGCAGAAGCGCCTCGCGCTTGAGGTGGTCACCCTGGTGCACGGCGCCGAGGCGGCCGCGGCCGCGATCGCCGCCTCCGAGGCCCTCTTTGGCCAGGGCGAGCTGTCCACGCTGGATTCCGAGACGCTCCGCGCCGCGCTGCGCGAGCTGCCGCATGCCGAGGCCGCGCTGGGCACCGGGGTGGCCCAGCTGCTTGTGGATACCGGTCTTTGCGCGAGCCTCGGCGAGGCCCGCCGCGCGATCGCCCAGGGCGGCGTATCCCTGAATAACGTTAAGGTGGCCGATGAGCAGGCGGCGCTGACCGAGGCCCTGCCCGGAAATGTTGCGGTCCTGCGCCGCGGCAAAAAGACCCTCGCGGGGATCTTCCTCGCCTAG
- a CDS encoding CarD family transcriptional regulator: MNYTVGHTLVYPHHGAVTISAVAERVIKGETKTYLTLRVHTTELEIQVPVDNLEQVGVREVIDEAGVQEVYGVLREEVIEEPGNWSRRFKANQEKMASGSVQRIAEVVRDLWRRDTEKGVSPGEKRMLQKATEVLASELALARATGVEEATVELEAVLAAAPAAPVAS, from the coding sequence ATGAATTACACCGTCGGACACACCCTCGTTTACCCGCACCACGGGGCCGTCACCATCTCGGCCGTGGCCGAGCGCGTGATCAAGGGTGAAACCAAGACCTACCTGACCCTTCGTGTACACACCACCGAGCTGGAGATTCAGGTGCCCGTGGACAACCTGGAGCAGGTGGGCGTGCGCGAGGTCATCGATGAGGCCGGCGTGCAGGAGGTCTACGGAGTCCTGCGCGAGGAGGTCATCGAGGAGCCCGGTAACTGGTCGCGTCGTTTTAAGGCCAACCAGGAAAAGATGGCCTCCGGTAGCGTTCAGCGCATCGCCGAGGTTGTCCGCGACCTGTGGCGCCGCGATACCGAAAAGGGCGTGTCTCCCGGAGAGAAGCGCATGCTGCAGAAGGCCACCGAGGTGCTCGCCTCCGAGCTCGCCCTCGCCCGCGCCACCGGCGTCGAGGAGGCCACCGTGGAGCTGGAGGCCGTACTGGCCGCCGCCCCCGCGGCACCCGTCGCCTCCTAG
- a CDS encoding TetR/AcrR family transcriptional regulator, with product MSTPNRPSLRQTRRGSPDPRSASTRQVILDAVGELSLAGADDFSVSDIVRRAGISRSSFYAHFADLAAVAEELLTQAFSEVVELERTRRRDDYLTEYQATRIGYRYLVDHLVDNFSFYGMASRSALLRPAYDETLLRYARELVRDSGNLAQALYVSGGVLTVIRSWMDGDLDLDDDQIVSVLVELHPALARETTPYF from the coding sequence ATGTCTACCCCGAATCGGCCGTCTTTACGGCAGACTCGCCGGGGTTCCCCCGACCCCCGTTCGGCGTCCACCCGGCAGGTCATTCTTGACGCCGTGGGCGAGCTCTCCCTCGCGGGGGCAGACGACTTCTCGGTGAGCGATATCGTGCGCCGCGCCGGCATCAGCCGCAGCTCCTTTTATGCGCACTTCGCCGATCTCGCGGCCGTGGCCGAGGAACTCCTCACCCAGGCCTTCTCCGAGGTGGTGGAGCTGGAGCGCACCCGCCGCCGCGATGACTACCTCACCGAATACCAGGCCACCCGCATCGGCTATCGCTATCTGGTGGATCACCTGGTAGATAATTTCTCCTTTTATGGCATGGCCTCGCGCTCGGCCCTCCTGCGCCCGGCCTATGACGAGACGCTCCTGCGCTATGCGCGCGAGCTGGTCCGCGACTCGGGCAACCTCGCCCAGGCCCTCTATGTCTCGGGCGGTGTCCTCACGGTCATCCGCTCCTGGATGGATGGCGATCTGGACCTCGACGACGATCAAATCGTGTCGGTTCTTGTGGAATTACATCCCGCGCTCGCGCGCGAGACCACCCCGTATTTTTAG
- a CDS encoding sodium:solute symporter family protein, with product MEPEGSALQQLGWPITILLLIVFFGGTLYMSYAISRKRENADDYMTAGNKLGFGISAASMTATWIWAASMYASATSGYTYGISGPIHYGLWGALMILFIYPFGKRIRAVAPRAHTLAEVMFARHGRSSQLMLAGSNVLGSVISLTSNLIAGGALVSLLTPMSFGTGIVVIGGGVLLYTLWSGFRASVLTDFAQVVAMLGAVVIIIPAIFFLAGGPDMFISGAKNLTPQQGDFFSSDAFMHQGAPYIAAVLAYAIGNQTIAQRLFAVREDLIKKTFITATVGYGATIIGIGMLGVMALYLGIEPLGGDVNNLIPQMAATYLGPLLLCLFFIMIIGALCSTADSDLAALSSIMMTDVYGQAVAGKKNANPRTMLLVGRLTMIIATVAALYFASARMNILDMLVFVGALWGALVFPVIASFYWSKVTNAAFTVSVLAALALFLPVRFEWIPMTGAIGYISDVIAVIGIGVVLGLMSFGFFGLRPALIIGIAAIAVSAPFAIGFLHDYPVLSGSLIAYAVSTVVCYLMSFRNTRDFDFATIAQRTGNFDHRPESTTERERV from the coding sequence ATGGAACCGGAAGGCTCTGCCCTCCAGCAACTCGGCTGGCCAATCACCATTCTTCTGCTCATCGTCTTTTTCGGTGGCACCCTCTATATGTCCTATGCGATCAGCCGCAAGCGCGAGAACGCCGACGACTATATGACCGCCGGCAATAAGCTCGGCTTTGGCATCTCGGCGGCCTCGATGACCGCCACCTGGATCTGGGCCGCGTCGATGTACGCCTCCGCGACCTCGGGCTATACCTACGGAATCTCCGGCCCCATCCACTACGGGCTCTGGGGCGCCTTGATGATCCTGTTCATCTACCCCTTTGGCAAGCGCATTCGCGCCGTGGCCCCGCGCGCCCATACCCTCGCCGAGGTGATGTTCGCCCGGCACGGCCGCTCCAGCCAGCTCATGCTGGCCGGCTCCAATGTGCTGGGCAGCGTGATTAGCCTGACCTCCAACCTGATCGCCGGCGGCGCGCTGGTCTCGCTGCTCACGCCGATGAGCTTTGGTACCGGCATCGTGGTGATCGGCGGCGGCGTGCTGCTCTATACGCTGTGGTCGGGATTCCGCGCCTCGGTACTCACCGATTTTGCGCAGGTGGTGGCGATGCTCGGCGCGGTGGTAATCATCATCCCGGCGATCTTTTTCCTCGCCGGCGGCCCCGATATGTTTATCTCGGGCGCCAAAAACCTCACACCCCAGCAGGGTGATTTTTTCTCCTCCGATGCCTTCATGCATCAGGGAGCTCCCTATATCGCGGCGGTCCTCGCCTATGCGATCGGCAATCAGACCATCGCGCAGCGCCTCTTCGCGGTGCGCGAGGACCTGATCAAAAAGACCTTTATCACCGCCACCGTGGGCTATGGCGCCACCATTATTGGCATCGGCATGCTCGGCGTGATGGCGCTCTACCTGGGCATCGAGCCGCTCGGCGGCGACGTGAATAACCTGATCCCGCAGATGGCCGCGACCTATCTGGGGCCGCTCCTGCTGTGCCTGTTTTTTATCATGATCATCGGGGCACTGTGCTCAACCGCCGATTCCGATCTGGCCGCGCTGTCCTCGATCATGATGACCGATGTTTATGGGCAGGCCGTGGCGGGCAAAAAAAACGCCAACCCCCGCACGATGCTGCTGGTGGGTCGGCTCACGATGATTATCGCCACCGTGGCCGCGCTCTATTTTGCCAGCGCCCGGATGAATATCCTCGACATGCTGGTCTTTGTGGGGGCGCTCTGGGGCGCCCTGGTATTCCCCGTGATCGCGAGCTTCTACTGGTCCAAGGTCACCAATGCTGCCTTCACCGTCTCGGTACTGGCGGCGCTGGCGCTCTTCCTGCCCGTGCGCTTCGAGTGGATCCCCATGACCGGGGCCATCGGCTATATCAGCGATGTGATCGCCGTGATCGGAATCGGCGTGGTGCTGGGCCTGATGTCTTTTGGCTTCTTTGGGCTGCGCCCCGCGCTGATCATCGGGATCGCCGCGATCGCGGTCTCCGCCCCGTTTGCGATCGGCTTCCTGCATGACTATCCGGTGCTCAGCGGATCGCTGATCGCCTATGCCGTGAGCACCGTGGTGTGTTATCTGATGTCGTTCCGGAATACCCGCGACTTCGATTTTGCGACCATCGCGCAGCGCACCGGCAATTTTGACCACCGCCCCGAAAGCACAACCGAGAGGGAACGGGTATGA
- a CDS encoding putative transporter small subunit, whose translation MTAFWMTCYVLIWPLIVAGTLFYIARAFFAEWRESRRRGERII comes from the coding sequence ATGACCGCGTTCTGGATGACCTGTTACGTGTTGATTTGGCCGCTGATCGTGGCCGGCACGCTGTTTTATATCGCGCGCGCGTTTTTTGCCGAGTGGCGGGAATCGCGCAGGCGCGGTGAGCGCATCATCTAA
- a CDS encoding GNAT family N-acetyltransferase → MPDSPLIRTPRIEDAALLGRIHQQCWIDAYGPHVDEDYWLHSTEERRIGAWERLIRRADPRRIALLAEDGDDVLGFAVLGLPLEREHPGIPVAPGRELQHLYVAPGERGRGIGSALLGALPAEPIHAWVPAAFSRARHFLAARGFEPEGAVEDAARTLAGLPALRLRRA, encoded by the coding sequence ATGCCTGATTCCCCGCTCATCCGCACGCCGCGGATCGAGGACGCCGCGCTGCTGGGCCGCATCCACCAGCAGTGCTGGATCGACGCCTATGGCCCCCACGTGGACGAGGATTATTGGCTGCACTCCACCGAGGAGCGCCGGATCGGCGCGTGGGAGCGCCTGATTCGCCGCGCCGATCCCCGGCGAATCGCGCTGCTCGCCGAGGACGGGGATGACGTGCTCGGTTTTGCGGTCCTGGGTCTCCCGCTGGAACGCGAACACCCAGGCATCCCGGTGGCCCCGGGCCGCGAACTCCAGCATCTTTATGTGGCACCGGGCGAGCGCGGGCGTGGCATCGGTTCCGCCCTGCTGGGCGCGCTGCCGGCCGAGCCCATACACGCCTGGGTGCCCGCCGCGTTTTCTCGGGCCCGCCACTTCCTCGCCGCGCGGGGCTTTGAGCCCGAGGGCGCCGTGGAGGACGCCGCCCGCACCCTCGCCGGGCTGCCCGCGCTGCGCCTGCGGCGCGCCTAG
- a CDS encoding DUF2599 domain-containing protein: protein MSPILAPPVPAPLRDVMPLLRRLAIERPGGEFDFVTPQAAGEAVTPWILPAAGSSELAAPLPGLRAWAAPGDGDRFALTLDRPGGSQLATVLPGPGAGTRIDYTLDLPSGATLIHEFSADAVYLRGAQNEFLGGAAAPWAMDARGIPINTYFVVAGRGLSQVIEPRAEHSYPFLVDPLFGRRLIAGVRWSERDPRGRTLEVRPTFWNRITMNNPWAIRSGWEEVIALMPEADTEQLFWQYRCHQQFAPIKRSWNLDEWIVRESYLDSFRHLCN, encoded by the coding sequence ATGAGTCCGATCCTCGCGCCCCCGGTCCCGGCCCCGCTCCGCGATGTGATGCCCCTGCTGCGCCGATTGGCGATCGAGCGGCCGGGTGGCGAATTTGATTTTGTCACGCCGCAGGCGGCGGGCGAGGCCGTGACGCCGTGGATTCTGCCCGCGGCCGGCAGCTCCGAGCTAGCCGCGCCGCTGCCGGGCCTGCGCGCATGGGCAGCCCCCGGCGACGGCGACCGCTTCGCGCTGACCCTGGACCGGCCCGGCGGCTCCCAGCTGGCCACGGTCCTGCCCGGCCCGGGCGCGGGAACCCGCATCGACTACACCCTGGATCTCCCCTCCGGTGCCACGCTTATCCACGAGTTTTCCGCCGATGCGGTATATCTGCGCGGGGCGCAAAACGAGTTTTTGGGCGGGGCCGCGGCGCCGTGGGCGATGGATGCGCGCGGCATCCCGATCAACACGTATTTTGTGGTGGCCGGGCGCGGGCTCTCCCAGGTGATCGAGCCGCGCGCGGAGCACAGCTATCCGTTTCTGGTGGATCCGCTTTTTGGCCGCCGATTAATCGCCGGGGTGCGCTGGAGCGAGCGCGATCCGCGCGGGCGCACGCTCGAGGTGCGGCCCACGTTCTGGAACCGGATCACGATGAATAATCCGTGGGCGATCCGCAGCGGCTGGGAGGAGGTCATCGCGCTGATGCCCGAGGCCGATACCGAGCAGCTCTTTTGGCAGTATCGCTGCCATCAGCAGTTTGCGCCGATTAAGCGCTCCTGGAATCTCGACGAGTGGATCGTGCGCGAGAGCTATCTGGATAGCTTCCGGCACCTGTGTAACTAG